Part of the Sphingomonas sp. Leaf357 genome, TTGGCCAGGTTCGCCACCCGGAACAGCTCCGCGTTCGCGTCGACGGCCTGGCCGAGCACCGCAGGGCGCGCGATCACCTTGCCCGCGATGGGCGAGCGCATGGCGATCCGGTTGGGCGCGCCCCCGCCGCCGCCGGTCGCACCGAGCTGCTGCCGCGCGAGCCGCAGCGCGATGCCGGCCTCCGTTGCCGCGGTGCGCGCGGCGATCAGGTCCTGCTCGGGTGACACGCGCTCCGCGAACAGCCGCTGCTCCCGCCGCAGGTTCGACTGGGCAAGGGCGGCACGCGCGCCGGCTGCCTCGAGTTCGGCCTTCAGCGAGGCGGCCTCACGGCTCTCGATGACGGCAAGGGCGTCACCGCGCGCTACGGACTGTCCGAGGTTGCGGGTGAGCGAGACGATCCGGCCGCCCAGCGTAGCGGACACGACCTGCACACCCTGCGGATCGCCCTGGATGATGCCCGGGGCTTCGATCGTGCCGGACGCGCCGCCAACCGTCGGCGCCGCGACCTCGATGCCGGCATCCGCGATCTGGCGCGCGGTCAGAGTGACGGCGTCCTTGTCGGCGCGTTCCCCCGCCTCGCCCTTTTCCGTTCCCTCCATGCCGGCCATCTCGCCGGTCTCGTTCTCGGTCGTCCCACCACCGCACGCGGCAAGCGCGACCGGCAAGAGCATTGCCAGCAAAGACCGGCTGATCATCGTCGTCATCGTGGAAGCTCCGCGTCGGTGGGCGCCGGGGCGGTCAACCGTTCCAGCCGGGCCTGTGCGTCATGGTAGGCTGCGAGTGCGTCTATCGCGGCGGAACGTGTCTCGGCGAGGGTCCGCTCGGCCTCCAGCAGGTCGAGCTGGCCGAACTTGCCTTCGCGGTAGCCGATCCGCGCGATACGCGCTGCCTCCTGCGCCGCCGCCAGCGTCGGCCCGGTGGCGTTGCGCGCCGTGGTGGCGCCGTTCGCCGCGTCCACCTGTGCTGAGGCGATCCCCTGCTCGGCGTCCAGCACTGCGGCGCGGCGCTGGGCGTCGGCCTGCTGCCGCTGGGCCGAGGCGAGGTCGACCCCTGCGCGCCCGTTGTTGAACAGAGGCAGCGGAACCGACACGCTGAACACGCCCGCGATGTCGTTGCTGGCCTCCAGGCGACGCGCGGCGGCGCTGACGGTGACGTCGGGAATTCGCTGGCTGCGCGCGAGTCGTACCTGCGCGGTCGCGGTGGTCAGGTCGGCCCGGGCGGCCGCCACGGCGAGCGTGTCCCCCGTCGCGACGGGGAGTGCTGGGCCGGTCGCGGCCACGCGCGCGAACCACGCTCCGTCAAGCGTTCCCATGGCGCGCCCTGTGAGCCTGGCAAGGTTGTCGAGCGCCACCTGGGCGGAGCGCTCGGTCCGTTCGGCGGCTCCCTCGGCGTTGAGTCGGGCCACGTCGGCGCGCTGCTCCTCCAGCGGTGAAGCGCGCCCTGCGGCGACGCGGACACGAGCGGCCCGCAGGACCTCGGCGGCTATGCCCACCTGCTCGCGCGCGTTCTCCGCCCTGCGCCGGGCGGCGACCGCGTCGTTGTAGGCCTGCGTCACCCGCAACCGCAGGTCCGCCCGCGCGATTGCCGCCCCCAACGTCGCCCTGTCGAGCTGAGCGCTGGCAACGGCAACCCGTGCCGAGCGCTTGCCGCCGAGTTCGAGCGGAAGGGACAACCCCACGGTTGTCTCCGACGAGCGCAGGCCGCTGTAGGCGCCGGTGCCCGCGACGTTCTCAGCCATCGCGTCGATCGAGGGGTTCGGACGCAGCCCTGCCACACTCCGCTGCGCCTCGGCCGCGCGGATGCCGGACTGCGATGCCTCGATCGATGGGTTGGTCGCGCCTGCCGCGGCGAGTGCGTCGTCGAGCGACATGACCGGGCCGGGGTAGGTCTGCCCGATTGCCGGGCTCGCGGCGATTGCCAGCCCGATTGCGAAGGCTAGATGGCGGGCGATCATCATGCGCGAGCCCTTCTGTGTGCGGTGTCACCCCGCATCTCGGCGGACGCGCCGCTGATGATCTCCCACGCCGAATGCAGGAAGATCAGCGCGATGACGCCCGCGACGGCGAGGTCGGGCCATGCGCTGCCTGTCCATGCGACCATTCCCGCCGCCGCGATGACGGCGACGTTCGCCAGCGCGTCGTTCCTGCTGAACAGCCAGATCGCGCGGACGTTTGCGTCGCCATCGCGGAAGCGCGCCAGCATCAGCGCGGCCGCGACGTTGACTGCCAAGGCGGCGATCCCGATCCCGCCCATCAGGTCGGCCTCGGGCGCGAGCGCGTTTATCGCGCGCCACGCGGCGAACGCCAGGACGCCGATGCCGAGCAGCGCGAGGAACGCGCCTTGCGCCAGCGCCACCTGGGACCGTGCCCGTGCCGTCCAGCCGAGGGCCAGCAGACCGAGGAGCGAGATCGTGCCGTCACCGACGAAATCGAGCGCATCGGCCTTTAGCGCCTGACTGTCGGCGAGGAAACCGCCGACGATCTCGAGCGCGCCGAATCCGAGGTTGAGGACGATGACGCTGAGGAGCGCGCGCCGATACGCGGGGTCGCGCGTCGCACGACTCGTATCGCCGGTGCAGCCGCACGATGTGGTTTCGCTTGTGGTCATCGCGGCCCCTTACGATCTACAGCAACTGTAGGATCAAGCATTATCTGAGGGATGCAGGATGTTGATGATCGGCGACTTGGCCAAGCTGACAGGGACCAAGGTCAACACCGTCCGGTTCTACGAGGCGGGCGGGCTGCTGCCGCTTGCCGAACGAACCGCGTCAGGACGCCGGATATACGGTCAGGCCGACGTGCAGCGGCTGCGGTTCATCCGCCGCACTCGACATCTCGGGTTCTCCTTGGACGAGGTCAGGACCTTGCTCGATCTCGCGGGCCAGCATGATCGAGACTGCGGCACGGTGGACGAGATCGCCAATCTTCACCTGGAGGAAATCGACAGGAAGATCGCCGACCTGACCGCGCTCAGGCGCGAGCTGTCGGGAGTGATAGCGAGCTGCACGGGCGGCAAGATGGCCGAGTGCCGCATCCTGGAGGCGTTCTCACCAACAGCCAATTGCGAACCGACCTGATTCATGAAGAGCTAGACGCCGATCGTTGTGATTCAGTGTCGTGCGCCAGATATTTTTTGACAGGATCGCTGGGCCTTAGCGGCACGGCTGCATAGGCTGTCACCGGAAGTCTACGTTCGACGCGCCAACATCACATAAGCTCGCAATACACCAGATATCCGTTATGCTGGATATATGAATAACGATTCGGCCATCGCCGCCCTCGGGGCGCTCGCGCAGGGCACCCGCCTCGACGTGTTCCGCCTGCTGGTCCGGCACGAGCCAGACGGCATGGCGGCGGGTGAGATCGCCCGCCAGCTCGACGTGCCGCAGAACACCATGTCCGCGCATCTCGGCATCCTCGCGCGCGCCGGCATCGTTCGATCCGAGCGGCACAGCCGGTCCATCATCTACCGCGCCGACCTCGACGGCCTGCGGGCGCTGACGCTGTTCCTGGTCAAGGACTGCTGCGCCGGCTCGCCCGAGCTGTGCGCGCCGCTCCTCGCCGAAATCACCCCCTGCTGCTGAAAGGACGCTCCATGGCCGTCGACGTCGTGATCTACCACAACCCCGCCTGCGGCACCTCGCGCAACACGCTGGCGATGATCCGCAACGCCGGCATCGAGCCGCACGTCGTGGAGTATCTGAAGACCCCGCCGTCCCGCGCCCTCCTGGTCGAGCTGATCGATCGCGCCGGCATCACGCCCCGGGATCTGCTGCGCGAGAAGGGCACGCCCTACGCCGAGTTCGGTCTCGCCGACGTCTCGCTGACCGACGACGCCCTGCTCGACGCCATGATCGCGCACCCGGTCCTCATCAACCGCCCGCTGGTCGTCTCGCCGCTCGGCGTGAGGCTCTGCCGCCCGTCCGAGGCGGTCCTCAATCTGCTGCCAGAGCCGCAGCAGGGCGCGTTCGCCAAGGAGGATGGCGAGCAGGTCGTGGACGTCTCCGGGCAGCGCATCGTCTGATGCTTCTCGCCCTCGCCATCTTCGTCGTCACGATCGCGCTCGTCATCTGGCAGCCCCGAGGCCTCGGCATCGGATGGAGCGCGTTGGGCGGCGCAGCCGTGGCGCTGCTCGTCGGAGTGGTCTCGCTCTCCGACGTCCCGGTGGTGTGGGGCATCGTCTGGAACGCGACCGCGACGTTCGTCGCGATCATCATCGTCAGCCTGCTGCTGGACGAAGCCGGGTTCTTCGAATGGGCGGCGTTGCACGTCGCCCGCTGGGGCGGCGGGCACGGTCGACGGCTGTTCGTCCTAATCGTCCTCCTCGGCGCGGCCGTGTCGGCGCTGTTCGCCAACGACGGCGCGGCGCTGATCCTGACGCCGATCGTCATCGCGATGCTGCGGGCGCTCGGCTACCGCGACAAGGCGACGCTGGCGTTCGTCATGGCGGCGGGCTTCGTGGCCGACACGGCCAGCCTGCCCCTGATCGTCTCCAACCTGGTCAACATCGTGTCGGCCGACTTCTTCCGCATCGGGTTCGCCGACTACGCGTCCGTGATGGTGCCGGTGGATCTCGCGTCGATCGCCGCGACGCTGGTCGTGCTGCTGCTGTTCTTCCGCCGCGATGTGCCGACTAGCTACCACGTTGCGCAACTCCGTGCGCCAGCCGACGCGATCCGCGACCGGGCCACGTTCCGGGCCGGCTGGGTGGTCCTCGCCGCCCTCCTGGCCGGCTTCTTCTTGCTCGAACCTATCGGCGTACCGGTCAGCGCCGTCGCCGCTGCCGGCGCGGTCCTGCTGCTCGTCGTCGCCGCGCGCGGCCAGGTCATCGAGACCCGCAAGGTGCTGCGGGGCGCGCCCTGGCAGGTCGTCATCTTCTCGCTCGGCATGTATCTGGTCGTCTACGGCCTCCGAAACGCCGGCCTGACCGACCACCTCGCCGGTCTCCTCGATCGCACCGCCCAGGGCGGCGTCTGGGGCGCGGCGTTCGGCACCGGCATCATCGCCGCGCTGCTGTCGTCGGTGATGAACAACATGCCGACGGTCTTGGTCGGCGCGCTGTCGATCGACGCGACCCACGCCACGGGCGCGGTCAAGGAAGCCATGATCTACGCCAACGTGATCGGCTGCGACCTCGGCCCCAAGATCACCCCGATCGGCTCGCTCGCTACGCTGCTATGGCTGCACGTCCTAGGACAGAAGGGCATCCGCATCGGCTGGGGCTACTACTTCAGGATCGGCGCGACCCTGACCGTCCCGGTGCTGCTGGTGACGCTCGCCGCGCTCGCGCTGCGGATCAGCGGGCAGTGAGCCGTGGAAACCCCCTGAACATCACCGGAAACCCCACCTGATGCCCCTCCGCACCCTCACCAACCCCGATCATCTGCCCGCGCTCGATCGCCGCTACGCGCTGGATCGCCCCGCCCTTGGCCTGGGCGCGGGCGACCCGCCCCCGCGCATCCTGCTGCTCTACGGATCCCTGCGGGAACGGTCCTACTCCCGGCTGTGCGTCGAGGAGGCGGCGCGCCTGCTGCGCTTCTTCGGCGCGGAGACGCGCATCTTCGACCCCTCGACCCTGCCGCTGCCCGACCAGGTGACCGGCGACGACCATCCGGCCGTAAACGAACTGCGCGAGCTGTCGATGTGGTCGGAGGGGCATGTGTGGTGCAGCCCCGAACGGCATGGCCAGATCACCGGCATCATGAAGCTGCAGGTCGATCACCTGCCGCTGTCAATGGGCGGGATGCGACCGACGCAGGGCCGGACGCTCGCCGTCATGCAGGTGTCAGCCGGATCGCAGTCGTTCAACAGCGTGAACACCCTGCGCGTCCTCGGCCGCTGGATGCGGATGGTGACGATTCCGAACCAGTCGAGCGTCGCCAAGGCGTTCGAGGAGTTTGACGACGCCGGCCGGATGAAGCCGTCGAGCTACTACGACCGCATCGTGGACGTGATGGAGGAGCTGGTCCGCTTCACGGTCCTGCTGCGCCCTCACGCCGCCCAGCTGGTCGACCGGTATTCGGAGCGGAAGGACGCCGGCGTGCCGATCGACGCGGCTATCGATTTATCGAGCATAGCAACAGCTAGACCATAACAAAAACCCGATCTCCCGATCGAACAAGTTGAAAGAGGTGTCACAAACCCCGGTCAGCGGTTCAGAACCCTGTCCGTGGGCTTAGACGAATTGGGATTCGTTCTGGAGCAGCAGGACCAGTTTGCGCGTCAAGGCCTAACAGAATCTAAGCGGGTGGTAGCTGCTGCGCTCGGAACTATGCATCGTCACGTTTTCAGAAGAAGGCTGACCTTCATCGCTTGCCTCTGCTGCGCACGGTTCATCTTGGCCATCCGCGCCCGATAGTAGCCGTGAAAGCCCTCTAGCCGGCGATCGATCTCTCTATCCATGGCTGCAAAGACATCTGGACAATTCGACGTTCGGAATGAGCCGCGCCAGCCCCGAACGGTATTGTCGATCGCGACGAGAGTCTGAGCGTAGCACCTATCTTGTGATTGAAGCGCGCGCCCGCTCCCAGCCTTGTCAATTGAGCGCTGTCCTTCGGCGATGAGCGTTCCGATTTGAGACATCAGTCTTTCGCGTGCGCCAGCGGCTGGCGGAAATGACCCAGGGCAGAGTTCATGTCCAAGAAACGTATGTGGCTCGCCGATCTTACCTTCGAAGGCCTTCGTTGGCGCGCGCACTGGATCATAGATGCTCATCCCATAAGCTGCCAGCATTTCGCCAGCCGAGGTCATTGCCTTACGCACCCCTCGCTCGCTTCGTCCGAGCACGATGAAGTCGTCGATATAGCGAATGCAAGTGATGCCCCGCTCGTTCATACGTGCATCGAATTCCCGGAGCACGATGTTGCCCGCAAGCGCGGAAAGCGGGCAGCCCTGCGCAACACCGTCCGGGCCCGTGGGAAACAGCTTCCTATCAGCAGCACTAAGCCGATCCTCGTTGGCGAGCTCAACGGTGAGAGCTTTCTCGACCAATTCAACAAATTCTATTTCGACTCCGGCGCCCGTCAAGAACTCAAAAACTTTCTGCCGAGGAATTTTTGTGAAAAATGCAGCAATGTCAGATCCAGCACAATACTGATCCCCGGCCTCAACTCGGGCCTGGAAGAGTTTCAATCCTGTATCGACACCTCGCCCGCGAATGCCTCCAACGGAAGTTGGACACGCCAGCACGGCTTGCAGAAGCGGCAAATCATCCGCATCCTGCAAGACATCCAAAAGTGCTCGCTGAACGATCCGGTCTTCTAACGGAGCGACGACTAGCGGGCGCTTGCCCGGCTTTCCCCCGGCCTTGGGGGGCGTGGCACCGTGCGCCTTGGCGAACACGTATCCTGCTTCCAACCTGCTCTGGAGCTTGCGGAGATTTACGACCAAGTCCTCTCCGAACTCACGCGCACGGCGCTTCGTCGCTTCCTGCCGCGAAGTTTCCGCGTTTCGACGGATCGCGTGCCAAGCCCCCATGAGCACAGCCATGGAGCGCGCACGCTTGCACAACCCCTTCGGGCGCCGCCTTCTAGCTGCGGGGCCTGCCGACAAAGTCTTCCCCCGGCCAGTGGCGTCCTTCCATCGCCGCCCCGACGATCAACGTCGCCGATGCGTCGACATGCACCGCAAGGCTCATCGCCCGGCGATGGTCCCCGCCTCTCGGACCTAATAAGGGACAGCGACAAAGCGGCAACCCAGCAGCGAACAAAGCTCGCCGCGAGCGCCGTAGTAACTCCGCGTCCACGCATACTATCTCCCCCCATCAGCTTAGCAGCTTTTTGGGCGCGTCAAGCACTTGCATGGCTCGCCGCCCAGACCGACACTTATGTTCGGAGACTGATCGGCAGGCCGCCGTGAGCGGAACACCAGTCTCGCACATGCTAGCCGGGGCGTGCGGGCGTCCTTCCATCGCCGCCCCGACGATCAACGTCGCCGATGCGTCGACATGCACCGCAAGGCTCATCGCCCGGCGATGGTCCCCGCCTCTCGGACCTGGCGAGAATAAGGGACAAGTCAGCATCCGCTCCGTAGCTCATTCGCAAGTGGAAGGAAAGGAGAACAGAGCGAAGGCCCGATGGCGTTTCGCTAAAGGCCTATAGCGATGCCCACAGTCCGTGCAGATAGCGGCGACGCGACCGACGCTCCCTGGCGCTTCAGCATCTCGTCGATCGCGCCGACCTTGGCGCTGCTGCGTCCTTCGATGGCACTGGCGAGGCGGTCGCGGTCGTCGGTGTAGATGATCGCAGACGCTTTGGCTCGGGAGACGGCGACGTAGGCGATGTTGGCGTCGACGTTGCTGCGAAAAGATTCGAGGTGAGCCATGACGCGCTCACAGGTCGCCCCTTGCGCGCTGTGGATGGTGCGGACCCAGCCTGGGCGGATGTGACGGTCGGCGACGTTGGCCATGTCGAGGGCCTGCCGATTGCCGTTCTTGGAGCGGACGACGAGGATGCCTTCGTCGGGGTCGATCGCAACCACCTCGGCAGTGCGTCCGTTGAGCCGCTTGGCCTCGTAGTTGTTGCGGGTGAACTGGATGCGGTCGCCGGTGCGGAACTGCTGTTCGACTTCCGTGAAGGCATCGGCATTGGCGGCGCTGCCATCGCCGGGGGACCAGGTGAGCGCCTGACCTTCGGGGTCGAGCAGGCGGACGGTGCCGCCCTCGGCGTCGACAGACCCGACGCGGTAGCCGGTGTTGCGACGTGGCGCGCCGTCTTCCCCGCCCTTGCGGAAAATGACGACGGTGCCGGGGCGGTAGCTGGCGGCGCGGGTGCGGGCGGCGTCGGTGAGCCCGACCGATTCGAGTACAGTGACGGCCATCGCGCGCTCGCCCAGCGTGCCGTCGCGAACCAGTTCGGCGCGAATGGCGTCGGTGAGCGCCTGGCGACCCTCGCGGGTCGGGTCGAGGACGAGCGTGCGGGCGCGGTCCTTCGGCGACAGGCGCGCGAAGTCGCGGGCGAGCCGCGCACGCCGCACGTCGTGGTCGGCGTGCTGGATGACCTCGCCACCCCCGTCGTCGAGGGCGGCGAACGCGGCCTCGGCATTGCCGGCGAGCAGCGCCTCGACCGCACGCTTTGTGTCGGGGTTGGACTGGCGGACGATCTCGGCGAGCTTGGGCGTCTCCATGCCGGCGTCCTGAAGCTGGCCGAATGCACGGCCGGCCGCGACGCTACCCAATTGCTTCACGTCACCGACCAACACGACGCGTGCGCCCTCGGTATGGGCCTGGGCGAGCAGCGCCTCGCCGTCGCGGGCGCTGAGCATGGACGCTTCGTCGACGATCCAGATTTCGGGCTTCCTGTCGCCGCACGGCGTGGCGGGACTGGCGGTGAGCATCTTGGCGACGGTCATCGGCTCGCCCCCGATCGCGCGCGCCAGTTCGTCCGCAGCCGTGGCCGTGGGTGCGAGCGCGCGGACGGTGTAGCCGCGTGCCTTGGCGGCATCGGCATGGACGCGCAGGACCGTAGTGGTCTTGGCGGTGCCGGCGCTGCCCAGGATGCCGACGACGCTGTTTGGAGAGACAAGCAGCGCCTTGGTGGCGGTGCGCTGCCCGTCGGTCCATGTGTGGCCCATCTTCTCCGACACGGCCTCAGCCTTAGCGACGATGATGGCGGCGTCGAAATGGTCGGCGAGCGGATCGAGCGTGCCCCGACCGGCGCGTTCCAGACCCAGCATCCGCTCTTCGGTCGCGATGGCCTCGCGGGTGGTATAGCCGACGACGCCGCGCGCCATGCCGGGGGCGGCGCGGATGACGAGGTCCTGGGCGCGCTCGGCGCGGGCGATGGCGGCGACGATGTCGCCGGGGAACACTTGGCCGCGTGCGGCGTCGCCGGCCTCGCGTTCGAGGATGGCGGCTGCGAACACCGCGTCGCGCTCGCCGACATGCGCAGCGGCGAAGGCGACCTCGCGGTCTGCGATGCGCATCCGGGCGCGGGTGCCAGGCATGGCCTGACCCACGCGAGCTTCGGCCTCGGCGACAAGCGTGCGGCGCGCGGCCTCGGTGAAGCCGAGTTCATGGGCGCGGTCGCGCCATGCGCCGGTGAGCTGCTGGTAGTCGACGGCCTCCTTGGGGCTGCGGGTGTCGAGCGCGACGACGGCCTTCTCGGCTGCGGTTGCGCTGGCACGGGTCTGGCCGCGTGCGGCGAGCGCCGCCTCGATCTGGCGGGAGCGGTTGGCGAAGGCGTCGCGCACTTCTGGGGTGATGGCGTCGAGTTCGAACAGCCCGTTCTCTCCCCCGATCGTGACGGTATAGCCCAGCCGCTGCACCTCGGCCGCGAGCTGCTGGTGGTAGATGGCACCGATAGCCTTCTGCAGCTGATAGAGGGGATGGCTTTCGATGCTGCGCCATGTGCCGTCGTCGTCGCAGGTGGCGTTGATGATGACGCAGTGGGTGTGGACCTGCGGGTCGGGCAGGTTCTCGGTCTCGCGGGCGGTAAAATGCGGGAACGCGGCAATGGCGAGATTGCCGGTCGCGACGCGCGGGGTGGTCTTGCCCTCGCGGATGCGGGCGGTGGCGGCGTGCCTCTCGGTATAGTCGAGCGCGACCCCAACGGCGCGGTCATGGGCGTCGAGCAGGCGACGGTCGCCCGCCACCAGTGCCGCGACCGACACGGATTTCGGTGCGGAGCAGGCCAAGTCCCAACCGGGCTTGTGCTCGCGCACGCCGTCGCGAACGGTGC contains:
- a CDS encoding ArsR/SmtB family transcription factor, producing the protein MNNDSAIAALGALAQGTRLDVFRLLVRHEPDGMAAGEIARQLDVPQNTMSAHLGILARAGIVRSERHSRSIIYRADLDGLRALTLFLVKDCCAGSPELCAPLLAEITPCC
- a CDS encoding reverse transcriptase domain-containing protein: MAVLMGAWHAIRRNAETSRQEATKRRAREFGEDLVVNLRKLQSRLEAGYVFAKAHGATPPKAGGKPGKRPLVVAPLEDRIVQRALLDVLQDADDLPLLQAVLACPTSVGGIRGRGVDTGLKLFQARVEAGDQYCAGSDIAAFFTKIPRQKVFEFLTGAGVEIEFVELVEKALTVELANEDRLSAADRKLFPTGPDGVAQGCPLSALAGNIVLREFDARMNERGITCIRYIDDFIVLGRSERGVRKAMTSAGEMLAAYGMSIYDPVRAPTKAFEGKIGEPHTFLGHELCPGSFPPAAGARERLMSQIGTLIAEGQRSIDKAGSGRALQSQDRCYAQTLVAIDNTVRGWRGSFRTSNCPDVFAAMDREIDRRLEGFHGYYRARMAKMNRAQQRQAMKVSLLLKT
- a CDS encoding TolC family protein — protein: MMIARHLAFAIGLAIAASPAIGQTYPGPVMSLDDALAAAGATNPSIEASQSGIRAAEAQRSVAGLRPNPSIDAMAENVAGTGAYSGLRSSETTVGLSLPLELGGKRSARVAVASAQLDRATLGAAIARADLRLRVTQAYNDAVAARRRAENAREQVGIAAEVLRAARVRVAAGRASPLEEQRADVARLNAEGAAERTERSAQVALDNLARLTGRAMGTLDGAWFARVAATGPALPVATGDTLAVAAARADLTTATAQVRLARSQRIPDVTVSAAARRLEASNDIAGVFSVSVPLPLFNNGRAGVDLASAQRQQADAQRRAAVLDAEQGIASAQVDAANGATTARNATGPTLAAAQEAARIARIGYREGKFGQLDLLEAERTLAETRSAAIDALAAYHDAQARLERLTAPAPTDAELPR
- the mobF gene encoding MobF family relaxase, producing the protein MVATLINLTNPDDALGYYEADEYYVGDAKAPSAWHGRGAAKLGLRGEVDPDAFAASLHGKLPNGTVLGTVRDGVREHKPGWDLACSAPKSVSVAALVAGDRRLLDAHDRAVGVALDYTERHAATARIREGKTTPRVATGNLAIAAFPHFTARETENLPDPQVHTHCVIINATCDDDGTWRSIESHPLYQLQKAIGAIYHQQLAAEVQRLGYTVTIGGENGLFELDAITPEVRDAFANRSRQIEAALAARGQTRASATAAEKAVVALDTRSPKEAVDYQQLTGAWRDRAHELGFTEAARRTLVAEAEARVGQAMPGTRARMRIADREVAFAAAHVGERDAVFAAAILEREAGDAARGQVFPGDIVAAIARAERAQDLVIRAAPGMARGVVGYTTREAIATEERMLGLERAGRGTLDPLADHFDAAIIVAKAEAVSEKMGHTWTDGQRTATKALLVSPNSVVGILGSAGTAKTTTVLRVHADAAKARGYTVRALAPTATAADELARAIGGEPMTVAKMLTASPATPCGDRKPEIWIVDEASMLSARDGEALLAQAHTEGARVVLVGDVKQLGSVAAGRAFGQLQDAGMETPKLAEIVRQSNPDTKRAVEALLAGNAEAAFAALDDGGGEVIQHADHDVRRARLARDFARLSPKDRARTLVLDPTREGRQALTDAIRAELVRDGTLGERAMAVTVLESVGLTDAARTRAASYRPGTVVIFRKGGEDGAPRRNTGYRVGSVDAEGGTVRLLDPEGQALTWSPGDGSAANADAFTEVEQQFRTGDRIQFTRNNYEAKRLNGRTAEVVAIDPDEGILVVRSKNGNRQALDMANVADRHIRPGWVRTIHSAQGATCERVMAHLESFRSNVDANIAYVAVSRAKASAIIYTDDRDRLASAIEGRSSAKVGAIDEMLKRQGASVASPLSARTVGIAIGL
- the arsH gene encoding arsenical resistance protein ArsH, with translation MPLRTLTNPDHLPALDRRYALDRPALGLGAGDPPPRILLLYGSLRERSYSRLCVEEAARLLRFFGAETRIFDPSTLPLPDQVTGDDHPAVNELRELSMWSEGHVWCSPERHGQITGIMKLQVDHLPLSMGGMRPTQGRTLAVMQVSAGSQSFNSVNTLRVLGRWMRMVTIPNQSSVAKAFEEFDDAGRMKPSSYYDRIVDVMEELVRFTVLLRPHAAQLVDRYSERKDAGVPIDAAIDLSSIATARP
- the arsC gene encoding arsenate reductase (glutaredoxin) (This arsenate reductase requires both glutathione and glutaredoxin to convert arsenate to arsenite, after which the efflux transporter formed by ArsA and ArsB can extrude the arsenite from the cell, providing resistance.), coding for MAVDVVIYHNPACGTSRNTLAMIRNAGIEPHVVEYLKTPPSRALLVELIDRAGITPRDLLREKGTPYAEFGLADVSLTDDALLDAMIAHPVLINRPLVVSPLGVRLCRPSEAVLNLLPEPQQGAFAKEDGEQVVDVSGQRIV
- a CDS encoding efflux RND transporter periplasmic adaptor subunit, with amino-acid sequence MISRSLLAMLLPVALAACGGGTTENETGEMAGMEGTEKGEAGERADKDAVTLTARQIADAGIEVAAPTVGGASGTIEAPGIIQGDPQGVQVVSATLGGRIVSLTRNLGQSVARGDALAVIESREAASLKAELEAAGARAALAQSNLRREQRLFAERVSPEQDLIAARTAATEAGIALRLARQQLGATGGGGGAPNRIAMRSPIAGKVIARPAVLGQAVDANAELFRVANLAKVTVTASLSPADAGRVRPGTRVEVTAAGRRQEGRVTFVSPILDETTRLVQVIVGLDNAGSTWRVGEPVTAAVILPSTGGGGISVPSTAIQSVENRTVVFVRTPTGFRAVPVATGRPNGDRIVVTSGLTGKERIATTNSFTLKAELGKGGEMDMD
- a CDS encoding cation transporter, translated to MTTSETTSCGCTGDTSRATRDPAYRRALLSVIVLNLGFGALEIVGGFLADSQALKADALDFVGDGTISLLGLLALGWTARARSQVALAQGAFLALLGIGVLAFAAWRAINALAPEADLMGGIGIAALAVNVAAALMLARFRDGDANVRAIWLFSRNDALANVAVIAAAGMVAWTGSAWPDLAVAGVIALIFLHSAWEIISGASAEMRGDTAHRRARA
- a CDS encoding MerR family transcriptional regulator; amino-acid sequence: MLMIGDLAKLTGTKVNTVRFYEAGGLLPLAERTASGRRIYGQADVQRLRFIRRTRHLGFSLDEVRTLLDLAGQHDRDCGTVDEIANLHLEEIDRKIADLTALRRELSGVIASCTGGKMAECRILEAFSPTANCEPT
- a CDS encoding arsenic transporter; the encoded protein is MLLALAIFVVTIALVIWQPRGLGIGWSALGGAAVALLVGVVSLSDVPVVWGIVWNATATFVAIIIVSLLLDEAGFFEWAALHVARWGGGHGRRLFVLIVLLGAAVSALFANDGAALILTPIVIAMLRALGYRDKATLAFVMAAGFVADTASLPLIVSNLVNIVSADFFRIGFADYASVMVPVDLASIAATLVVLLLFFRRDVPTSYHVAQLRAPADAIRDRATFRAGWVVLAALLAGFFLLEPIGVPVSAVAAAGAVLLLVVAARGQVIETRKVLRGAPWQVVIFSLGMYLVVYGLRNAGLTDHLAGLLDRTAQGGVWGAAFGTGIIAALLSSVMNNMPTVLVGALSIDATHATGAVKEAMIYANVIGCDLGPKITPIGSLATLLWLHVLGQKGIRIGWGYYFRIGATLTVPVLLVTLAALALRISGQ